The proteins below are encoded in one region of Clostridium pasteurianum DSM 525 = ATCC 6013:
- a CDS encoding carbohydrate binding domain-containing protein: MYNVSNNFLNLIKQSGRAFKSTVTIRDTAFTDDNIISIDLEENVNPDETFMLGGVGSSKLEVTIANPPGSLIIENAPVTAAISLLVNGAYEDVPLGKFTVDDIDKEKNTVKITCFDNMIKLEKAYFSNLSYPNSINSVAQEICTKAGVTLATTLSSTQINKIEGYTYREAIGFIASFLGGFARFNREGKLEIISYADSGFSVSGDNYFSLTTNEKPFTIGRLSCKAGQKKDAEGNAVDNILTAGSSGNEIQFENPIMTQAQLNSIYNVLKNLSYMPYSMDWVGNPALQAGDKITITDIENNVYNTLVMSNSINYTGSISGSCSAVGKTETAQEFSSSGTLKNTVDRMVVEQANINYLIANTATIENLTATNARIDNLYATSATIVDLNATNARIGTLEATSAKITDLTAINADIVNLHADKANITDLTATNAKITTLEATAASIQTQLSDTISTVNLNAENITAVNATIEDLQAGKANISDLTAATARIGNLEANSATITNLNVTNANITNLTADVADIQELVAGNITSANMAVGAIGVGNAVIANGAIGDAMIANLSVSKLLAGNISTTKFVVKSDSGNLKIQDNTLHVWDSNGKERISLGKNGTDYNLLIRGTDGNTVLFGVDGVTHAGITTGAIDDSNVAVGANINGGKIEKESLISQINGATTLMKASKIKLDTEAQTLDIAFTNLKSTVTTTSNTVSSQGTSISAIQGQITNKIWQTDITTAVDNLQVGGTNLLKDSNFELGTALIGNVNGAVVSITSEDSYLDSKCLKIISAESSNSSGGSIICSKLIIGIKYTASLWVKCTTNDNVNFRIINTSNWDTVTSYSRTLEANIWTKLVLSFVAKETSHRICILNGVTKTLNYYVDIVKVELGDKATDWSPAPEDTQGQITTINSNYSTLTQTVNGITSTVGSLSSSIDTTNNNVTSVNNTVSTLSQTVDSLSSSITSVKSDYLKKADASTTYATNTSVSSLSQTVNSLSSTISNVQTNVDNIQVGGRNLIKNSNGGSNYTSAWKIYSTFGSGAAVTYDITNDAWKFRSPENYSDYSDATDIQWIYTFDNLEVGKSYIASIWIKSPYNSGVSLCTYGTNLNKSSQFTNSNSTTWTKISLVFTATAVDNTIRVFLGKAFNYVDLFFKLKCEIGNKATDWSPAPEDVQGQITSTNTSVSTLSQTVDSLSSTISNVQTTYLKKADASTTYATSSTVSTLSQTLSGLSSTVTSVQSTVSSQGSTISSHTSSISSLTSSIALKLDSTTFNSYKTTNDTNITSINNKLNSHSSSITVLQDSITSKVTQAEIDNAVGAIQGMNLIPDGSFENGGVGWGSGGQLVDDGHSGVHCIRFQNSGGSKTLKNPIVVFPGRKYRISLWYSTSSDNNGTDNNQKLRIGKASDGSLATTIALGTNATSWTKKSIEWTMPSDIYEISVSIGTDLTTGWIRYDDLEMVDITDINGLDSRISTAESSITQLQDSIALKVSTSTFNNSVSTLNSSIANKANQSSLDTTNSNVNSISSRLTTAESSISILNNSITTKVTQTDINNSINNLNIGSNNLIKNSDFSSNLNYWTNASSGLSVSATYGPSTPSVYNKKCILLNNTTASEKYIWQTGIKLKPNTKYTLSFYYTHNLSGNDHTIDVFVLGQTSSQVDTYGYTYNHNIQGLSSAGWTRKTLTFTTASDEVGCCIRLDNNGSTSGTAAFTMLQLEEGEKVTAWKPALEDILSYTDGKIDTVNGTISTMQTSLSTATSDITQLKNQITLKVETSTFNSTVTTINSNVNSKASQSSLNTTNSNVTSLTSRLSTAESSISVLQGQITTKVTQTDIDNAVGAIQGMNLIPDGSFENGGVGWGSGGQLVDDGHSGVHCIRFQNSGGSKTLKNPIVVFPGRKYRISLWYSTSSDNNGTDNNQKLRIGKASDGSLATTIALGTNATSWTKKSIEWTVPGGVYRITLSINSDLTTGWIRYDDLEMVDITDINGLDSRISTAESSITQLSTSITSKVDVDGVKSTIKQSAGEVQTAFNGATGMFTIKNGNLQIKNASNINVLWVDSSTGDLTMRNGYFKLVDSSNHAVFGFRFDGNSNAGLEMGDTTKDNTPYIDFHSSGNNNDYDSRILAVEGNSGSNRTGSLLMQCKEVRFTNDGTVTGKAVIDCSSGTIYANNIKNMDGQHIYPTSTKLTSFSMPSDYSYVNISADNGDNYGISIYSSDESLKYNINGSTENALTRINMIDHMEFYWKTDNKFQALGFTSQGLERINSNWVITIPQPDGSTRKQPNVPTIIPYLTKSIQELSAQINELKQEIAELKANQAS; the protein is encoded by the coding sequence ATGTATAATGTTTCAAATAACTTTTTAAATTTAATAAAACAAAGTGGAAGAGCTTTTAAAAGTACTGTTACCATAAGAGATACTGCCTTTACAGATGATAATATAATTTCTATAGATTTAGAGGAAAATGTTAATCCAGATGAAACTTTTATGCTTGGTGGAGTTGGTAGTTCTAAATTAGAGGTTACTATTGCTAATCCTCCAGGTAGTCTTATTATAGAAAATGCTCCGGTAACTGCTGCAATAAGTTTATTGGTTAATGGAGCATATGAAGATGTGCCCCTTGGTAAATTTACAGTAGATGATATAGACAAGGAAAAAAACACTGTTAAAATAACTTGCTTTGACAATATGATTAAGCTTGAAAAGGCTTATTTTAGCAATTTAAGCTATCCTAATAGTATTAATTCAGTGGCACAGGAAATATGCACAAAAGCAGGTGTAACACTTGCCACTACTCTTTCAAGTACACAAATAAATAAAATAGAAGGATATACCTATAGGGAAGCTATTGGATTTATAGCTTCTTTTTTAGGTGGATTTGCTAGATTTAACAGAGAAGGAAAACTGGAGATAATATCTTATGCAGATAGTGGATTTTCTGTTTCAGGTGATAATTATTTTTCCCTAACTACTAATGAAAAACCATTTACTATAGGTAGATTATCCTGTAAAGCTGGCCAAAAGAAAGATGCCGAGGGTAATGCCGTTGATAACATATTAACCGCAGGATCTAGCGGCAATGAAATACAGTTTGAAAATCCTATAATGACACAAGCACAATTAAACAGTATTTACAACGTGCTTAAGAATTTATCCTACATGCCTTATAGTATGGACTGGGTAGGTAATCCAGCATTACAAGCAGGAGATAAAATTACTATAACTGATATAGAGAACAATGTTTATAACACTTTAGTTATGTCCAACAGTATTAATTATACTGGTTCTATATCTGGGAGTTGTTCTGCTGTAGGTAAAACTGAAACAGCACAGGAATTTAGTTCTAGCGGTACTTTAAAAAATACCGTAGATAGAATGGTAGTAGAACAGGCCAATATAAATTATCTGATTGCCAATACAGCTACTATTGAGAACTTAACAGCTACAAATGCGAGGATTGATAATTTATATGCTACTTCTGCAACTATAGTAGATTTAAATGCTACAAATGCAAGGATAGGAACTTTAGAAGCTACAAGCGCTAAAATAACTGATTTAACTGCTATCAATGCTGATATTGTAAATTTGCACGCAGATAAAGCCAACATAACAGACCTAACTGCCACAAATGCAAAAATTACTACCTTAGAAGCTACAGCGGCGAGTATTCAAACACAGCTTTCTGATACTATAAGCACTGTTAATTTAAATGCAGAGAATATTACTGCAGTTAATGCAACTATTGAAGACCTACAAGCTGGCAAGGCTAACATTTCTGACCTTACTGCAGCTACAGCAAGAATTGGTAATCTTGAAGCAAATAGTGCTACCATAACGAACCTAAATGTAACTAATGCCAATATAACTAATCTGACCGCAGATGTGGCAGATATACAAGAACTTGTTGCCGGAAACATAACCAGTGCAAATATGGCGGTAGGAGCTATAGGAGTGGGGAATGCAGTTATAGCAAATGGTGCTATAGGTGATGCAATGATAGCAAACCTAAGTGTAAGTAAGTTATTAGCGGGGAATATTTCAACTACTAAATTTGTAGTAAAGAGTGATAGTGGAAACCTTAAAATACAGGATAATACCCTTCATGTTTGGGATTCAAATGGCAAAGAAAGAATCTCTCTAGGAAAGAATGGTACAGATTATAATTTGCTTATAAGGGGTACAGATGGAAATACTGTATTATTTGGAGTAGATGGAGTAACTCATGCTGGAATAACTACAGGGGCTATAGATGACAGCAATGTAGCAGTAGGTGCAAACATTAATGGTGGGAAGATTGAAAAGGAAAGTTTGATTAGTCAGATTAATGGGGCTACAACTCTTATGAAGGCTAGTAAAATTAAGCTTGATACAGAAGCACAAACTTTAGATATTGCTTTCACTAATTTAAAATCTACTGTAACAACTACTTCTAATACTGTAAGCAGCCAAGGTACTTCTATTAGTGCTATTCAGGGACAAATTACTAATAAAATATGGCAGACAGATATAACTACAGCAGTTGATAATTTACAGGTGGGTGGAACTAATTTATTGAAAGATAGTAATTTTGAACTGGGTACAGCTTTAATAGGTAATGTTAATGGAGCAGTAGTCAGTATTACATCGGAAGATAGTTACCTAGATAGTAAATGCCTAAAAATAATTTCAGCAGAAAGTAGTAATTCTAGTGGTGGTAGTATTATATGTTCTAAGTTGATTATTGGAATTAAATACACTGCATCATTATGGGTAAAATGTACAACAAATGATAATGTTAATTTTAGAATAATAAATACTTCAAATTGGGACACTGTAACATCTTACAGCAGAACTCTTGAAGCAAATATTTGGACTAAATTAGTTTTGTCTTTTGTTGCAAAAGAAACATCCCATAGGATTTGTATATTAAATGGAGTTACAAAGACCTTAAACTATTATGTTGATATAGTAAAAGTAGAATTAGGAGACAAAGCAACAGATTGGTCGCCAGCTCCAGAAGATACTCAGGGACAGATAACTACTATAAATAGTAATTATTCCACACTAACTCAAACTGTAAATGGAATAACATCTACAGTTGGAAGTTTATCATCTTCAATTGACACCACAAATAATAATGTAACTTCTGTAAATAATACAGTAAGTACATTAAGTCAAACTGTAGATAGTTTATCTTCTAGTATAACCAGTGTTAAATCTGATTATTTAAAAAAGGCAGATGCTTCAACTACTTATGCTACAAATACCAGTGTAAGTAGTTTATCTCAAACGGTTAATAGTTTAAGTTCTACCATAAGCAATGTACAGACAAATGTTGATAATATACAAGTTGGTGGAAGAAATCTTATTAAAAATAGTAATGGAGGTAGTAATTATACAAGTGCATGGAAGATATACAGTACCTTTGGTTCTGGTGCTGCGGTAACTTATGACATCACCAACGATGCATGGAAGTTTAGAAGTCCTGAGAACTACTCGGATTATTCAGATGCAACTGATATACAGTGGATATATACTTTTGATAATCTGGAAGTTGGAAAATCCTATATAGCAAGTATATGGATTAAATCGCCCTATAATTCAGGGGTTTCACTATGCACTTATGGAACTAATTTAAATAAATCTTCGCAATTTACCAATTCCAATTCTACTACATGGACAAAGATATCTTTAGTATTTACAGCTACAGCAGTAGATAATACTATAAGAGTTTTTTTAGGGAAGGCTTTTAATTATGTAGATTTATTCTTTAAATTAAAATGCGAAATTGGTAATAAGGCTACAGATTGGTCACCAGCGCCAGAAGATGTGCAAGGTCAAATTACTTCAACGAATACCAGTGTATCGACTTTAAGCCAGACTGTAGACAGCTTAAGTTCAACTATAAGCAATGTACAGACAACTTATTTAAAGAAAGCAGATGCAAGTACTACTTATGCTACTTCGAGTACAGTTTCTACTTTATCCCAGACTTTAAGTGGTTTAAGTTCTACTGTAACTAGTGTACAAAGTACAGTGAGTTCCCAGGGTTCAACTATAAGCTCTCATACTTCTAGCATAAGTTCACTTACCAGTAGTATAGCTTTAAAATTAGACAGCACTACTTTCAATAGTTATAAAACAACTAATGATACCAATATAACTTCTATAAATAATAAGCTTAATAGCCACAGCAGTTCTATTACTGTATTGCAGGATTCTATTACCAGCAAAGTTACACAAGCTGAAATTGATAATGCTGTAGGAGCTATCCAAGGTATGAACTTGATTCCAGATGGTAGTTTTGAAAATGGTGGAGTTGGATGGGGTAGTGGCGGTCAGCTTGTGGATGATGGCCACTCAGGAGTACATTGTATTAGATTTCAAAATAGTGGAGGCTCAAAAACCTTAAAAAATCCTATAGTTGTTTTCCCTGGACGAAAATACAGAATATCACTTTGGTACTCAACAAGTTCTGATAATAATGGAACAGATAATAACCAAAAATTAAGAATTGGTAAAGCTTCGGATGGATCATTAGCTACTACAATAGCGCTGGGTACTAACGCTACAAGCTGGACTAAGAAAAGTATAGAATGGACTATGCCGAGCGATATTTATGAGATAAGCGTAAGTATAGGAACTGATTTAACAACTGGATGGATACGCTATGATGATCTAGAAATGGTTGATATCACTGATATAAATGGATTAGATTCCAGAATAAGTACGGCTGAAAGTTCCATTACACAGTTACAAGATAGCATTGCTTTAAAAGTCTCAACAAGTACTTTTAATAATAGTGTGTCTACATTAAATAGTAGTATTGCCAATAAAGCTAATCAAAGTTCATTAGATACCACAAATAGTAATGTAAATTCCATAAGTAGTAGATTGACTACAGCAGAAAGCTCCATAAGCATATTAAATAACAGTATTACTACTAAGGTAACTCAAACAGACATAAATAATTCAATAAATAATCTGAATATTGGTAGTAATAATTTGATAAAAAATAGTGATTTTAGTAGTAATTTAAATTACTGGACAAATGCATCAAGTGGCTTAAGTGTATCTGCTACTTATGGTCCTTCTACTCCATCTGTATATAATAAGAAATGTATACTATTAAATAATACTACTGCATCTGAAAAGTATATATGGCAAACTGGAATTAAATTGAAGCCAAATACAAAATACACTCTAAGTTTCTACTATACACATAATCTAAGTGGAAATGACCACACCATTGATGTGTTTGTGCTTGGTCAAACTTCTAGTCAAGTTGATACTTATGGATATACTTATAATCATAATATACAGGGTTTGAGTAGTGCTGGATGGACTAGAAAAACTTTAACTTTTACAACAGCCAGTGATGAAGTTGGGTGCTGTATAAGATTAGACAATAACGGAAGTACATCAGGCACAGCGGCCTTTACTATGTTACAGTTAGAAGAAGGTGAGAAAGTAACAGCCTGGAAGCCAGCTTTAGAAGATATTTTATCTTACACTGATGGCAAGATAGATACAGTTAATGGCACTATATCTACTATGCAAACAAGCTTAAGTACTGCAACTTCTGATATTACTCAATTAAAAAATCAGATAACTCTTAAAGTTGAAACTAGCACTTTCAATAGTACGGTTACAACAATAAATAGTAATGTTAACTCTAAAGCCAGTCAGAGTTCTCTGAACACCACTAATAGTAATGTAACTTCCTTAACATCAAGATTAAGTACAGCAGAAAGCAGTATTTCTGTACTGCAAGGACAAATAACAACTAAGGTCACACAGACGGATATTGATAATGCTGTAGGAGCTATCCAAGGTATGAACTTGATTCCAGATGGTAGTTTTGAAAATGGTGGAGTTGGCTGGGGTAGTGGCGGTCAGCTTGTGGATGATGGTCATTCAGGAGTACATTGTATTAGATTTCAAAATAGTGGAGGCTCAAAAACCTTAAAAAATCCTATAGTTGTTTTCCCTGGACGAAAATACAGAATATCACTTTGGTACTCAACAAGTTCTGATAATAATGGAACAGATAATAACCAAAAATTAAGAATTGGTAAAGCTTCGGATGGATCATTAGCTACTACAATAGCGCTGGGTACTAACGCTACAAGCTGGACTAAGAAAAGTATAGAATGGACTGTTCCCGGTGGAGTTTATAGAATTACACTAAGTATAAATAGCGACTTAACCACAGGTTGGATACGATATGATGATTTAGAAATGGTAGATATTACTGATATAAATGGATTAGATTCCAGAATAAGTACGGCTGAAAGTTCTATAACCCAACTATCTACATCTATTACAAGTAAAGTAGATGTGGATGGCGTTAAATCTACTATAAAACAAAGTGCAGGTGAGGTCCAAACAGCTTTCAACGGTGCTACTGGTATGTTTACTATTAAGAATGGTAACTTACAAATAAAAAACGCTAGTAATATTAATGTGCTATGGGTTGATTCATCTACTGGAGATTTAACAATGCGTAATGGTTATTTTAAACTTGTTGATTCCAGCAACCATGCAGTATTTGGTTTTAGATTCGATGGTAATTCTAATGCTGGATTAGAAATGGGAGATACAACAAAAGATAATACGCCATATATAGATTTCCATTCAAGTGGTAATAACAATGACTATGATTCTAGAATATTAGCTGTAGAGGGAAACAGTGGATCTAATAGAACCGGTTCATTATTAATGCAGTGTAAGGAAGTTAGATTCACGAACGACGGTACTGTTACAGGAAAAGCTGTTATAGATTGCTCAAGTGGTACAATTTATGCTAATAATATAAAAAATATGGATGGACAGCATATATATCCAACATCCACTAAATTAACCTCGTTTAGTATGCCTTCCGACTATAGTTATGTTAATATATCGGCAGATAATGGGGATAACTATGGAATTAGTATTTATTCCTCAGATGAATCATTAAAGTACAATATAAATGGCAGCACTGAAAACGCACTAACTAGAATCAATATGATTGACCACATGGAGTTTTATTGGAAAACAGATAATAAATTTCAAGCATTGGGATTTACTTCACAGGGCTTAGAAAGGATAAATTCTAATTGGGTTATAACAATACCACAACCAGATGGTAGTACTAGAAAACAGCCTAATGTTCCAACCATTATTCCTTATTTGACTAAGTCTATACAGGAATTATCAGCACAGATTAATGAATTAAAACAAGAAATTGCAGAATTAAAAGCTAATCAAGCATCCTAA